In the Alistipes provencensis genome, CGACCTGACGCAGGGTGAAATCACGGCCAACCACATCGGAACGGAGGACGACCCGGGTCCGCTCAACATGCTCTTCTCGGTATTCGCCGGCTCCGGGGGACGCATCTGGGCCACAAGTTTCAACGGAGGATTCGGGTGCCTCGACACCGCCACCGGACGCTTCGAGAATTACGATACCCGTCGCTGCGACCTGCTGCCTACGAACATTTTCTTCCAGATACTCGAAGACCATGCCGGCACCGTATGGGTAAGCTCGGACAAGGGACTCTTCGCCTTCAATCCGCAAACAAAAGCCATCCGGCGGTTTACGATCTTCGACGGACTGCTGAACAACGATTTCAAAAACTGCGGACTTCGCTCCGCGGACGGCGACCTCTATTTCGGGTCCCGCAGCGGCTTCATCCGTTTCAACCCCGAAAAATTCGACCGGGAAAGCGGAAATCCCCGACTGGTCATCACCGAATTCCGCATCGGCAACGAGCTGGTCGTCCCCTCCGACGACGGGCGTTCGACCCTCGTCCGCAACGTGGATCACACCCGGTCCATCCACCTTTCCCCGCGGCAGAATTCGTTCGGATTCGGATTCGCCGTCCTCAACTCGACGCTGCCGCAGCTCAACACCGTAGAATGCCGGCTCGTCGGTTACGACACGCAATGGCGCCGCACGGTCGCCGACAACACGGTATTCTATTACAACGTGCCGGCCGGAACCTATTCGCTCGAGGTCCGCTGTCTGGCATCGGGCAGCGCACTGCCCATAAGCCACGAAACAGTATCAATCGTGGTAGAACAACGCTTCTATAAAAGCACGACAGCCATCGGACTCTACATCCTGCTGCTTGCAGGCGCGTTCATCGCCTTGTTCGAAGTATACTACAAACGGGCTATTGCCCGGGAGAAGCGCAAGCACGAAAACTACAAGAAACAGAAAGAGGCAGAGCTCTTCCAGCAAAAACTCACGTTCTTTTCGAATATCGTACACGAGATCAAAACCCCGCTGACGGTGATTCACACGCCTTTACAGCAGATACAGGCATCCGGACACCTCAGTCCGGCCGATCGTGACAACCTGCAGGCAATCTGCAACGGCACGCAGTATCTCGACCAACTGGTCCGGGAACTTCTCGACTTCGTACGGGTCGAGAAGCACGGTTACAAACTCGAGTGCAAACCGATGAACATCGTCGAGCGTGCCGGATTCCTCTGTTCGACGTTTCAGGAAACCGCCAAAGCACGCAACCTGCGGCTCACATTTACGGCAGAAACGGACAATATCCGCATCGATGCGGACGAATCGGCCCTGAACAAAATCCTCAACAACCTGCTGCACAACGCCTTGAAATATGCGGAATCCTACATCGAAGTAAACGTCAGGTCACTCGAAGGGACGGCAACGGTCTCTATCACCAACGACGGACAGCCGATCACGCCCGAACAGCGTTCTGAAATATTCAAACCTTTCGTGCAGTATGACAACACTCCCGGGTCCCGAAGTTTCGGCATCGGGCTATCCCTCGCCCGCTCGCTTGCCGAAATGCACACCGGGACACTCGAACTCGCCAATGACACCACCCGCACCACGTTCGTACTGACGCTGCCCGCTACAACACCTATCGCCGAAACAAAGGTCGTACAGGAGCAATCGGCTCCACAGGACCAGTCGCTGCCGCTGCTGCTGCTCGTAGAGGACAACCGGGAACTTACGGCCTATCTCAAGCACAAGCTCGACGCCGACTACCGGGTCATCGCCGTACACGCGGCAGAAAAGGCCGTCGCCGTACTGCAGGAACAGGAGGTGGACATCATCGTTACGGACATTGCCCTGCCCGGTACGAACGGCATCGAACTCTGCCGCACAGTCAGCTCGGATTTCGATCTCTCGCACATTCCCGTCATCGTGACGTCGGCTATTTCGGACACCGCGACAAAGATCGCCTGCATGGAGGCCGGGGCCAGCACCTATATCGAAAAGCCATTCGGGCTCGACTACCTCGAGGCCTGCATCCGGGCCATTCTGGACAAACGCGCCCGGCTGAAGAAAAGCTACCAGAACACGCAGGAACCGCTCGACCCGAAGCAGTTCGGCTTGCAAAGCGCCGACGAGGAGTTCCTGCGCCGACTCGACGAGCTGATCATGCAGCACCTCAACGAACCGGCCTTTTCCAGCAAACAAATCGAAGAGGCGCTCTTTCTGAGCCGCTCGACGCTAATCCGCAAGGTCCGGGCGCTGCTCGACACCACCCCGAACGACTATCTGAAATCCAAGCGGCTCTCGATTGCGGCCCAGCTTCTCGCCCAAAACAAATGCCGGATCAGCGAAGTCTGTTTCACCGTAGGATTCAACTCCCCCTCCTATTTCGCCAAATGCTTCAAGGAGCAGTTCGGGGTATCGCCGGCCGAGTATCAGAAACAATAGACCCCGGTTGCCGAAAACTCGCCGATACGACGATTTTTCCAACCGATGCGACGATTTTTCCATTCCCGGTCCACCCTGTTCCGTCGTAAAACAAAAGCTCCTACATTTGCCGATGAGGACCTCAACGCTGCCATGCAGCCGGCCGGACGGAATTCGGATCAACCTAAAATCAACCCTTATGAAAAATCTCAAACTATTCCGTGCGGCAGGCACCGGAGCCCGGTGGCTCTTCATCGCCTGCCTCACGCTGTTCTGCGGTCAAAGCCTGTGTGCGCAATCGCAAAAAAATGCGGACCATGTCTGTACGGTCCGCATTCTGGACGACGACGGGAAGCCCGTCTCCGGCGCCGCCGTCGTCGTGAAAGGCTCGAACACGGGCGAAATCTCCGACGCCAAAG is a window encoding:
- a CDS encoding hybrid sensor histidine kinase/response regulator transcription factor; amino-acid sequence: MYALRCYILLTLLTGFSGSGLPTAACASETVPDAPNFNFTHYNSGNSELPYDRVSKIVQDRKGFIWFGTSSGLSRFDGIRFRNYTKEEMGLKSAYVIALCTDSEGNLWIGTDRGVSVYDVDKDRFEPFLCESDIGTVIRNKANVIRRGPDGVMWISVNNQGLFAFDPRTQTLRNHFFENGRQTLPVNIRALHIDADNGLWIGLFYHSFLYIGHDSTDRLRLNDAREITEFRNDNVAAVNSAPDDSGTVYAASARRGLCLLNRNSGQIRTLIPIPSRGFTPEDLYIDREGIVWMSTSEGVYRYDPRTDSARKLAYDSHNRFSLSDSHAFAVFVDASDGIWIGTNVGGVNYCGAFQQQFEKYYTADGRSLEDCLVRGFAADNAGHIWIATENEGLLLYDTERRTLKRIAHNQLPNTQFSVCYEPGALWLGTDKGLYRLDTRTRAVREYETLGYSTTMLDQRVFAIYRTTKGELFVGTTVGLLHYDRQKEAFDPIDGFEGIFVTGMDEDERQRLWVSTYANGLICYDLTQGEITANHIGTEDDPGPLNMLFSVFAGSGGRIWATSFNGGFGCLDTATGRFENYDTRRCDLLPTNIFFQILEDHAGTVWVSSDKGLFAFNPQTKAIRRFTIFDGLLNNDFKNCGLRSADGDLYFGSRSGFIRFNPEKFDRESGNPRLVITEFRIGNELVVPSDDGRSTLVRNVDHTRSIHLSPRQNSFGFGFAVLNSTLPQLNTVECRLVGYDTQWRRTVADNTVFYYNVPAGTYSLEVRCLASGSALPISHETVSIVVEQRFYKSTTAIGLYILLLAGAFIALFEVYYKRAIAREKRKHENYKKQKEAELFQQKLTFFSNIVHEIKTPLTVIHTPLQQIQASGHLSPADRDNLQAICNGTQYLDQLVRELLDFVRVEKHGYKLECKPMNIVERAGFLCSTFQETAKARNLRLTFTAETDNIRIDADESALNKILNNLLHNALKYAESYIEVNVRSLEGTATVSITNDGQPITPEQRSEIFKPFVQYDNTPGSRSFGIGLSLARSLAEMHTGTLELANDTTRTTFVLTLPATTPIAETKVVQEQSAPQDQSLPLLLLVEDNRELTAYLKHKLDADYRVIAVHAAEKAVAVLQEQEVDIIVTDIALPGTNGIELCRTVSSDFDLSHIPVIVTSAISDTATKIACMEAGASTYIEKPFGLDYLEACIRAILDKRARLKKSYQNTQEPLDPKQFGLQSADEEFLRRLDELIMQHLNEPAFSSKQIEEALFLSRSTLIRKVRALLDTTPNDYLKSKRLSIAAQLLAQNKCRISEVCFTVGFNSPSYFAKCFKEQFGVSPAEYQKQ